One Mycobacterium paraseoulense genomic window, TCGCTTCACCCAGGGCGTCGCCGCCGAATTGCTCGATGCCAACATCGCGGTGAACTGTGTCGGCCCATCGACGGCCGTTCGCACGCCCGGTGCGGCCCAGCTCATTCCGAACGGGTTCCCGACCGAGCCGGTGGAATACCTGGCCGAGACAGTGCTGGCGATGTGCCACCTGCCCGCCGCCGAGCGCACCGGCCTGGTCGCGTTCAGCCTGCACTTTCCGTGGTCGCAGCAACTGCCCGTGCACAGCCTGGATGGAACCGCGGTGCTGCCGCCGCTGCCGCCACCGCCGACGGCCAACCCGAACATCCGGGCCGCGGGGCTCTAGCTCGCGTCCGTCAGCCGAGCACCGGGTCGTGGGAGTCGCAGAAGCTGTGGCAGACTCGGTCGTGGATGATGACGTCGGGACACTCCGGGTCGAACCAGCGGTCCACGACGGCCCAGTGGATCGGATGCATCAAATAGGGTCCCATCAGCCCGTCGACGTCGGCGAACTCTTGCTCGAACACATGGGTCCAGCCGCAGGTTCCGACGGCCTCGGACACCCGGCTCAGTTGCCATGCGCGGATGGACGACACATAGCGCGCCATCGACGACAGTTCGTGCTCGAAGCGGGCGACGGTGGCCGGCGCGGCCTGGGGTGCAACGCGAAGCAACAGCGTCCGGTACACCGTGCCCCTCGGCTCGCCGGATCCGAC contains:
- a CDS encoding Dabb family protein — encoded protein: MYSVTRLLDIVEDDRDRLLDEMRAAAADSRALRWVVAPTLPGARNGGDVLVHLRFGAPAQWDCAAPLFDALMADSAVTRVNGANYSGRPVGSGEPRGTVYRTLLLRVAPQAAPATVARFEHELSSMARYVSSIRAWQLSRVSEAVGTCGWTHVFEQEFADVDGLMGPYLMHPIHWAVVDRWFDPECPDVIIHDRVCHSFCDSHDPVLG